The genomic DNA GTTTACTGGGAGTAGTCATTAAATATGAAGTGCGTCATTGGGAGAACTTTGGATATGGAGGTTGGAATAACTAGACGAGCCGAGATGCCATGGAGACGATACATTCATATACGTCTTTCGAAAGTATTAATATAGCAGGCATAGTACTTGTGTCGAATGTGGCTAAAAATGGAAAGTTTGGAGTAAAGAGGTGGTGATGTCACAAAAAACtaaattgttcaaaaactagaattgtttaaattgtctgACAGATTATTACGGCAAAATGTCCCTTGCCAAAAATTCTCCTAGCGACGAACGCAATTACAGTCCTAAATTCGGCAATTCATATCAAAGCGAAAGAGATCAAATTGTATAGCCAATGTTAGAGCGGTACTCAGTGTTGTCCCTGCTTCATTTGTTCATCACATGcaacattaattattattttttacttacATGTAGGTACCAAGTTATGAGAGACTGTTGGAACCCGAATCCCAAACTCCGGCCATCCTTTGAAAAACTAGTAGAACGACTGGAAGCCATGGTCTAGTGTCCTCGTGACCTCTACTGCTCATGGTTACCTTCACCAAAGTTTTGACTTTAGTGCTCAATTACTTCCGTATTGTGTAGCAAGTCTTGCTTGCATGCCAGCGTTTTGCGCAAACATCCGGGGATTGAAAGGCCATCGGTATACTTCATTTAATTAAAGCATTAATAGTTGTTTTGGGCAATTGTAGCCTTACAAAGTACATGGGGCTATTGATTTGTGTGTGTCAGTACGTGTGGTTTCGGGGGGATGGGGATGGGATATTTGTAGGGACAAGGGAAGGATGGAAGTCGTGTGTCCGTTAAGGGGGTGGGTGGGGTATGGGTTTTAGCATACGACAGGAGACTATTAGTTggagcctccatatgcagtAGATCTAATCAAGGACGATGGCAACGAAACAAGGATATTATTGGGCAAATTTGGTTATGTACCTCTGTCATTCCTTTAATTGCCGTTTCAATGTAATCATTTTGATATTGCACTGTGTTTATTGTACAAAGTAAGGTATTACGTCCCTTATACTTAGTTGGGTTAAAAAGCTGCTTCTGTTGATATTAAGTTGTCGTCTTATTTGCAGCAAGTAGGTTAACGAGAGGAAGTTGATTAAGTATTATTTCCATATATCTTTAATTTTCCACTTGTGTCCAGAGATGCAGCTAAtaagatgcacacccaatttttgACATCTAACACGAAGTGCCTCTTTGAGTCTAAGCCTTTGccttattttcaacaataaggtaaggatATAAGTtggcgttatttttagcttagggtaaaagCAAGTGTTTATCCTTTTTTGAGAAGCAGAATTTGGGGGACACACTTTGTGACTGTTACTGAAATCCTCGTGCATCCATTAaggggcatttctggacacaatTGTCCTTATTGGAGCTGAacctgcaggcacattttctttttttaaaaaactacaTGCAAGAGAAGCTTAATGgtcaattcaataaaaaatgaccccttagcctcgtttatgCGGTAAAACGCTGATAACTCCGATAAGGGCTAATCCACCGAAGACTCTGAAGTTTGTTATACAGAACTATTTCTTGAAGACCTTCCATGAAGGATGAAACCATTTGTGTCAACTACTTCTGAATTAAGTTACTAGCTTAACAGCTCGATTTCAAGGCGTGTCTGAGAGCCAAGTCTTTCTACCTTACTAATTTGGAAAAGACCTTATTAAATATTATATTCACGAAATTTCGGTGGATATGGCCTTGCTCTAGACATCTTTTTTAATTGACGATCGattgttttgtggttttgtttgcttgtttattctttAAGCTATAACTTAGCTTAATGAATAGCGAGCGACTGAGCGCGGAGTGTCGTCACACGACCAAGATAAATTCTTCTATAAAATTTCTTGACCCTCGAAATGATCCTTTTCTTGTAACACTCGAGTTATAAAGTCATTTGTCCGACAGTCGAGCAAGTAAAAGGCAAGTATTTTCCCCATTGCACGTCGGAAATTGGTTTTAGAATACTGTTCTTGAAGAATGCTTGTATTGCAAAGCAGTTACTGGCGTGCAATAGGGAATTACCTGTGCCTTTTGCTGGTTTTCCCTTGTATCGAAGGACAGCTAGTTTGCTTACTTTTAAGGCACATTAAGTCAAAATAGCTAAAATACGCCTTTTCTAAAGTTCTTAAGAGATTTCTCCCAATTATACTCtatagcaaagaaaatgatgtgTTTTGTATTTGAGACCATGTCTTGATTGtaaccaggccccagttgttgaagTTGAAGGGTGGATACGGCTATCCACTGAATacatcactatccagtggataactcaaAGCAGGCGAGCGCGCGGAGcgccatagttaagaaaatatggtaccTATCCatacgagaaattttggtttcatagccatgacgtcacgaccgtcCGTCCGTcagtacgtacgtccacccctccatgtataccaatgtgaagagtatcatgctagtttacagcatacatctttgacattggacatccatgttttgatcaattgacacctgttaaaacaaggcatccgctgaccaggatcacgtgaccatatcgggGGCTCAAGTGTAGAGCTCACCTCGGTgagcatatctttagaagctctgataaggttacatgatgcctggaggacctatgactagaacagaaacgaaaggagaccGAAACTGAGACaacgacaatgacaaaacagaataccagtaatagctcatactttgTGCAAGAAGtcactccacaaattctttccttgggcactaaaccgttcgttattttcaaaaaatggttttaatcggttttccctttgtttaggaatgaaataatttttttattgtcaactggaattcaATAGTAattgtctgtactcttttggacaagcagaaaaagttgatttgtttgtttgttttgctctaaaatgcgatcgTACAAGTGCTGTTTAacccgtttgcccaactggttttcgatttgcctcgacaatgacaagaaaattttgcccttatgttataaacacgtaatcgcaatgagttctcgtaaaattagagggaaatttaactagcttgtgttttcagaagttgtttaaagcacctacaCGTTATTTAAGTATTGGAGCgaatcttgtttgaagttcgttctgttttggttgcattgccgtattttgccgattcttgttctaAGCCAACCTAGtgtgtttcaataaaatacatcaaaatgtgaattatttcgttttcagagataaagtggaataaagtacatcagtaaaactcctctttgaccttgaactgacgatgtttttttttttttgggtttgttttgttttgttttgttttttttttcttttttttttatggcttttaattttagcgtgattcctattcgctggctattgacagttgactctgaaatggctttttcccttttccattcgctttgtgagggtgtgcttgttttcttttaaagtgcCACGGCGAGGAAATTTTTCGAATtaattgtttttgcattttctgAATCTGTAAGTTGTACTTACTCACCTGTCCAAGCCGTTTTGTCCAACAAGCGCGGGAATATGGATTTTTTTACGGTTTTTTCCGAAATTTTTTTCGTCCGCCATTATTTAATCATGTTCCTGCAACCCCATAAGGCCTTGCTACTTTGTGACGTCATACTCCTAACCAACTAGGCGTGCATGGTGAATTTTCTTATAACATCTCTATGTAGTTTGCAGTTAATTGGTTTTGCAATGTGAATCTAGCGTTTTATTCGAGTCGAATCATGCCTGATCGTTGTGTAGTTTACGGCTGCAGCAACAGATTAAATGTGAAAGCAGGTATTTCTGCTCACTTCAGTCCAACAATTAAAAGTGAGCGCGATAAGTGGTTGCGATTCGTGGCCCCTCACCGCGCGAACTTTAACCCGACCGGAAAGTTTGTGGTGTGTTCTGTCCACTTTGCGGGGGAATGCTTTTCAAGGGCGATTCACATGGAAGGCTGTAGACGTCGCCTTATTCCTGGCTCAGTTCCCACAATCCTCCTCGCCGTCAGATGCAGTCATCCGGTACTCGATAATGGGTTTCTCAGCAGTGTTCCCTTCGAACCAGAGGAACCGCAGAAAATCTCTATGGAGGGGATTAACAGGGAAGGAGTGGAACATTTGTTCTATGTCACACTTCACGGCGGTATTCTTTCTCCTGAAACGTGTTAAGACCCCCAATAGCCTGTTCATCATGTCAGGTCCGGGCAGTAGCTCTTTATTGAGGGATACTCCCTCGTACTCGGCTGACAAGTCAAACACGACTCGGATTTGCGTAGGTTTCTTCGGGCGATATACTTCGATATACCCCGAAGTGTGGAAGAGACCACACTTCTCCAGGCCTTTCCTTCGGTTTGAGTTCGTCTGGTGGGACTGGGGATGTGCGACCTTTGCTTAGGATCTTCTCCATGAATGCGAAGTAGTCCTTTTCCATTTGGGGCTTCTCCTTCTTCAGTGTGCGGTGAAGACCGTACAGGCGGTTTACGGCCTGGATGCGGTTGTTAGGCATCTTCACGTTCTTCTGGCGAAAAGGGAGTGGCATCTCCAAATTACCGCTTTCGTTTTTATGTACACCACTCTCCATTATCTCGAGAAGCTTCCGATCCTTGCACTAAAGGCTTATCTCATTGTCTTCCTGGCTAGTGTAGAAGACGTTTTCTTTTAGATACTCTTCTCGCTTGGAGAGTCTCCGTAATTTTGAAGCTATTAGGACAAGGCACAAGCTCATAGACTCCAGTCTCCTGCTGATTAGGGCAGCGTTCCAATGTAGCTATCTGGTTGGCTGGGAGGAGATTGGTGCGGCGTGCGAGTACGTGAGCTGGTCCGCTTGCAAGATCCAGACACATCTGTCCTGTGATGGTCCACCCTAGGGAAAGACGTTGGGCCCACGGCGCCCCATTCGGTCCATTTATGAAATCTCTGACCTTGAGAAGTTCGGGGCGTCTCTCCCAATCAGCAGGTGGATGTCGGCATCATCGTTGAATGGCGGGATCTCGCCGGATGCTGTTGCACTGAATTAGCGTGAGGAGGTCTAGTGCAGTTCCATTTAATGCTCGTATAGTGGTTCCTGTCACTCGACGACCATGCTTCATTTCTCTGTTGCTACTGCACGTGGAGAGGTAGTATTTCTCAAGGGGACCTTCTGCGCCAAGTTCGTCGGCTAGCTCGCTGCTGATGAGAGACGAGTTGCTTTGCTCATCGATAATAGCATACACGCGTTGGGTTGCGCTTGGTATTCTCTTTGAATGTACGTCAACAAGTACTATCTTGCTGCATGACACACCACCCCCATTAGCATTACACGCAGATGTGCAACGAGTGTTCACTGTGTCATCACTCCTTGTGGTGGTGGGCCATTTTTTCTTTGTGAAGCAGTGCTGGATGGCAACTGTCTCCGCAGGTGCTACACTTTATCTGGCGTTTGCAGCTGCTGGCTTGATGTTCTCCTGAAAAGCACCCAAGGCAAAGGTTGGCCTTAGAAACCCATTCCGTCTTTTCTTCAAGCGACTTCGCAGCAAAGGCTTCCAAACTATGTCCAGCTCTATCGTGAAATGGGCATCTCTTCACAGTTGCTTCCACCTCCCTCAGTGATGGCCTCGGATTCATGCTACTTGGTTGAGTGTTTGTTGCTAATGTTCTCCTATTCTGAACTCTACGGCTCGGTGCTGGGGTACCTACGGGTGTCAGTTTGGCTCCAATAAGAATGTTGGGGTCGTTTTTCGTTCTTGCCTGGTACTGGATTACGGTGGAGAATACAGCAAAGCCGGGGTATGCACCTGCATTTCTCTGTGAGTACTTTGCTATCTCTTTCTTCCACTTTCCACGCAGGGATGATGGAAGCTTCTCGGCGATAGGCTGTACTGCATTGGGAAAAGTCAGACATTGTAGGCCAGGCAAATGGGCTACTTGACTCTCTACGTCAGCGCAGAGATCAGCAAAGTCTTGTGGCTTCGTGTTTTCATTCTCACCGAAGGAAGCAGTCTTATGCATACGCTCTAATAAGGCGTTTGTTATTACTGCCGGGCTGCCGAAGCGCCTCTCCAGTTCGGCCCAAAGATCCTTTAGTAATGCGCTGGGGTTTTGCTGCTGTCTTTTCCGGTAATTGTCTACCAAACGTTGGGGTACCCCGCTGGTGAAATTACGCAGATAATTTATTTCTTGTATAGGGAAAACCTCAGCGTTGCTTATCATGGCTTTGAAGGCCGCTTTCCATGAATGGAAAGCAGTTGAATCCCCGCCAAAGGTGTCTGGGTGGCATTTGGGAAGAGTTTGCCTCGCTAATCCACTGACTATTCGTTTATTGGAGGATGCAAGCGTTTCAGTTAGATAGCTGGCTGACGTTTCTCTGATCGGGGTTGAAGCAGCAAATAACCCACCAGGGGTGAACTGAAGGTCTCCATCCTTCCCTTATAGGGTAGCTGTAGCGGCCGCATTACGCGTGGCTTTTCTGAGCATTCTTGAGGTGCGTTATCATGTTGTGGTACGTGGTACCTTACTTTCCTGGGGCGGTTATTGCGTTACAGAGTTCGCGCGAACCCAGTCTTGCGTTCTGACCTCGCTTTTGACCTTTGGAATCTCCGGGATTTCGCATTTTCCTTCAATTTCTTCCTCCTCAATAGCACGCTCAATAGCCTTGAGTTTGGCATTCGCTACAGCAACCTTTCTATTTGCGGCGAGAAGTCTTTTTCGTACTCGGCGCGTTCTCGTTGGTGTTTTCGCTCGATCTCCGCTTCGCGTTCTCTGCGAGCGTGTTCCTTTTCGGCAATAACACGTTCATGTTCTGCACTTTCGCGTGCAGCAGCAGCTTCAGCAAGAGCTCTCATCCTCGCCGCGCTGCTTGTCGTGGAGCTGTACGATATAGATTTACTGCGGCGCGAATGACAAGACTGACGAGAGCGGGTCTCCAACTATTTGTTGGATTGCTTAATCTTTATTTCGTCGATCAAAACGTGTGCTTGATTTAAAGTTAAGTATTCGTTTGTAAGGGACGTTTTTCCCCTTTGTAAACTTTGTACTTGTCTTGCTCATAGAGGCTTTGTAATTCTTGCAATGTTATTCTAAATTTTTCAGCGAGGGTCACAATTTCACTTAAGAAATTATCAAAACAATAGCTGTCATCCGATCCCTCGGCGGATCGTATTACTCCTTGAAGTTTTCCATGTAGAATATCTGCCTCATGGCACCTTTGTTCAACAGCATTTTGTAATCCTTTCTGAGATAAGGTTCTAGATCTCGTACCTAGATCGGTAACTTGTTCCGGGCGGTCTTCGATACCTTCCGCGCCTAGTTTTTCTCCGCTTTGATTCATTCTTGGCGTCGTTTGATAAGGTCATTATACGGCTTACCTCAAGACTGTTTATCCTCCGAAGATCAGATTTTTTTACTATCGCGTTCCCGGTGAAGCAGACACGTGGTGTTGTTCACCGGATTTCGCCAGGTTAACCAAAGTGGTACACAGTTTTAAATGATTTCAATCTTTCTACTGATTTGGGCTGAGCCGCTGGTACATTACTCACGGTAAAAACTACAAATGAAATAGCCGATTGT from Montipora foliosa isolate CH-2021 chromosome 7, ASM3666993v2, whole genome shotgun sequence includes the following:
- the LOC138009971 gene encoding THAP domain-containing protein 1-like yields the protein MPDRCVVYGCSNRLNVKAGISAHFSPTIKSERDKWLRFVAPHRANFNPTGKFVVCSVHFAGECFSRAIHMEGCRRRLIPGSVPTILLAVRCSHPVLDNGFLSSVPFEPEEPQKISMEGINREGVEHLFYVTLHGGILSPETC